In the Natronobacterium texcoconense genome, one interval contains:
- a CDS encoding GNAT family N-acetyltransferase has translation MGGNLYPERIETDRLVLERLCHDTVDPFEFYEFVTRDDWQGEATDHMPWFRLRRLDQVERFVDRAEEIYADREGVRYLLRTNDETRPIVGTSAYKTEWETKRATTDIVLAKEYWGREYALERASIFVELTFEVYDLEAYYTTCAADNEPSRRSIEKCIEQYGGRHEGLLRQHSPRPNGDVTDQHRFSIVRGEYEEATVDRETLECEIDWE, from the coding sequence ATGGGAGGGAACCTGTACCCCGAGCGAATCGAGACCGATCGCCTCGTCCTCGAGCGACTGTGCCACGATACCGTCGATCCCTTCGAGTTCTACGAGTTCGTGACGCGAGACGACTGGCAGGGCGAGGCAACCGACCACATGCCGTGGTTTCGGCTTCGACGACTCGATCAGGTCGAACGATTCGTCGACAGGGCCGAAGAGATATACGCCGACCGTGAGGGTGTTCGCTACCTGTTACGGACGAACGACGAGACGCGGCCGATCGTCGGCACCAGCGCCTACAAAACGGAGTGGGAGACGAAGCGTGCGACCACCGACATCGTACTCGCAAAGGAGTACTGGGGACGGGAGTACGCCCTCGAGCGAGCCTCGATCTTCGTCGAACTGACGTTCGAGGTGTACGACCTCGAGGCCTACTACACGACCTGTGCCGCAGATAACGAGCCCTCGCGTCGATCGATCGAGAAGTGCATCGAGCAATACGGCGGCCGCCACGAGGGGCTGTTGCGACAGCACTCGCCGCGGCCGAACGGCGACGTGACCGACCAGCACCGGTTCTCGATCGTCCGGGGGGAGTACGAGGAGGCGACGGTCGATCGAGAGACGCTCGAGTGCGAGATCGACTGGGAGTAG
- a CDS encoding FAD-binding oxidoreductase codes for MATKAPIDDPEYETLARHVHGEVLRPGDDGYEDARSIWNAMIDRKPAVIVRPTGTADVVTGVEFAYDRDLPLSVKGGGHNVAGNAICDDGLTLDLSSMSSVRVDPTTETARVGPGATMADLDHETQAFGLATPGGVISTTGVAGITLGGGIGWLSRKYGLSIDNLRSVEVVTADGEVVTASEDENPDLFWAIRGGSGNFGIVTSFEFDLHEVGPEVLFGPIVYPYDDASDLLARYEEFARDAPRECAVWANSVAAPPLPFIPEDVHGTTVLVLMGFYAGDLDEGEAVLEPLREFGDPIADAVGPMRYTEAQSLMDDLYAEGARNYWKASNFTALGEETIDTIVEYAERAPTPESEILVHQVGGAVNDVEPGATAYPHRNTEYIATVAARWEDPANDDECIAWVRECHDALAAGATGGTYVNFEGDSEGSERNAYGENYDRLGETKTAYDPENVFRQNQNVKPAE; via the coding sequence ATGGCTACCAAAGCGCCGATCGACGACCCCGAATACGAAACGCTCGCTCGACACGTCCACGGCGAGGTGCTCCGCCCCGGAGACGACGGCTACGAGGACGCCCGATCGATCTGGAACGCGATGATCGATCGGAAACCGGCGGTCATCGTCCGGCCGACCGGGACGGCCGACGTGGTGACCGGGGTGGAATTCGCCTACGACCGCGACCTTCCGCTGTCGGTCAAGGGTGGCGGCCACAACGTCGCCGGGAACGCCATCTGCGACGACGGTCTCACGCTCGATCTGTCCTCGATGTCGTCGGTTCGGGTCGATCCCACGACCGAGACCGCCCGCGTGGGGCCCGGTGCGACGATGGCCGACCTCGATCACGAGACGCAGGCGTTCGGCCTGGCTACGCCCGGCGGTGTCATCTCGACGACCGGCGTCGCAGGGATCACGCTCGGCGGCGGAATCGGCTGGCTCAGCCGGAAGTACGGCCTCTCGATCGACAACCTCCGGTCGGTCGAGGTCGTCACCGCGGACGGGGAGGTCGTCACTGCGAGCGAAGACGAGAACCCGGACCTCTTCTGGGCGATTCGCGGCGGGAGCGGCAACTTCGGGATCGTCACGTCGTTCGAGTTCGACCTCCACGAGGTCGGCCCCGAGGTGCTGTTCGGACCGATCGTCTACCCCTACGATGACGCGTCCGACTTACTCGCCCGCTACGAAGAGTTCGCGCGAGACGCGCCACGGGAGTGTGCTGTCTGGGCGAACAGCGTCGCCGCTCCGCCGCTCCCGTTCATTCCCGAGGACGTTCACGGTACCACGGTTCTCGTCCTGATGGGGTTCTACGCCGGCGATCTCGACGAAGGCGAGGCGGTGCTCGAACCGCTCCGCGAGTTCGGCGATCCCATCGCCGACGCCGTCGGACCGATGCGCTATACGGAGGCCCAGAGCCTCATGGATGACCTGTACGCCGAAGGAGCCAGAAATTACTGGAAAGCGTCCAACTTCACGGCGCTCGGCGAGGAGACGATCGATACAATCGTCGAGTACGCCGAACGAGCCCCGACTCCGGAATCCGAAATACTCGTCCACCAGGTCGGCGGAGCCGTCAACGACGTCGAACCGGGCGCGACCGCGTACCCGCATCGGAACACGGAGTACATCGCCACCGTCGCCGCCCGCTGGGAAGACCCGGCGAACGACGACGAGTGCATCGCGTGGGTCCGCGAGTGTCACGACGCACTCGCTGCCGGCGCGACGGGCGGGACCTACGTCAACTTCGAGGGCGACAGCGAAGGGAGCGAACGGAACGCGTACGGCGAGAACTACGACCGCCTCGGCGAGACGAAAACCGCGTACGACCCGGAGAACGTCTTCCGGCAAAACCAGAACGTGAAGCCAGCGGAGTGA
- a CDS encoding DUF7577 domain-containing protein, which produces MSTSDSSRSVQCRQCRTENEIFYTYCRNCLETLPSSPS; this is translated from the coding sequence ATGAGCACGTCCGACTCCTCGCGGTCAGTCCAGTGCCGGCAGTGTCGAACCGAAAACGAGATTTTCTACACGTACTGTCGAAACTGTCTCGAGACGTTGCCCTCGAGTCCGTCGTGA
- a CDS encoding thiamine pyrophosphate-binding protein produces the protein MTYTGADLVTDALETYGVDYVFGNPGTTELPVLNAMSDSDLEYVLGLHEDIAVGMAAGYAQTRRYHSHDDESITPVGVANLHIAPGMAHGLGNLYAAKMVGAPLVVTAGNHSTDFRHEEPILSGDLVEMTDQFCKWSDEVLDVEALPTMLRRAFRTALTPPTGPVFLGLPLDVMLAETDAEPERLGPIPTAGRGDPAQIEHAADLLAEADNPVLVVGDHVARSSEDGVGAAVDLAEASGARVHGEILACEVDFPTAHDQWVSYIPPDEELASTLMDADTIVFAGCSTNTTLTRHEGTLVDSETTCIHVGDDDWQIGKNQPADAAVVGDPGLVLRDLAERVSDRVSDETVAERLEYVDAVKQMVDAQVSAMGEDEAPDDPRASKAELVDAMERVAGDAYIVDEGVTSKYAMLTRWDLEAQQYISNKGGGLGYGLSAAVGAALAESGRDDPRDVVGFIGDGSYLYYPHAIYSAARYDLDLTVVVSDNRNYRILKDNTLKLLGGEEADYEFVGMDFDPAIDLVQNAESHGARAQLVETPDEIEPALEDALDRDGPDVLDVLVHD, from the coding sequence ATGACGTATACCGGTGCGGATCTCGTCACCGACGCGCTCGAGACCTACGGCGTCGACTACGTCTTCGGCAACCCGGGGACGACGGAGTTGCCAGTGCTGAACGCGATGAGCGACAGCGACCTCGAGTACGTCCTCGGACTTCACGAGGACATCGCGGTCGGGATGGCTGCAGGCTACGCCCAGACCCGTCGCTATCACTCTCACGACGACGAGTCGATCACGCCAGTCGGCGTCGCCAACCTCCACATCGCGCCGGGGATGGCCCACGGCCTCGGAAATCTCTACGCCGCGAAGATGGTCGGCGCGCCGCTCGTCGTCACCGCCGGCAACCACAGCACCGACTTCCGCCACGAGGAACCGATTCTCTCGGGCGACCTGGTGGAGATGACCGACCAGTTCTGCAAGTGGTCCGACGAGGTACTCGATGTCGAGGCGCTCCCAACGATGCTCCGGCGGGCGTTCCGAACTGCGCTGACGCCACCGACTGGCCCCGTCTTCCTCGGGCTTCCACTCGACGTCATGCTCGCCGAGACCGACGCCGAACCCGAACGGCTCGGTCCGATTCCGACCGCAGGAAGAGGTGATCCGGCCCAAATCGAGCACGCTGCAGACCTGCTCGCCGAAGCCGACAACCCCGTGCTGGTCGTCGGCGATCACGTCGCGCGCTCGAGCGAGGACGGCGTCGGCGCGGCGGTCGACCTCGCCGAAGCCAGCGGCGCACGCGTCCACGGCGAGATCCTGGCCTGCGAGGTCGACTTCCCGACTGCCCACGACCAGTGGGTCTCCTACATTCCGCCGGACGAAGAGCTCGCGTCGACGCTCATGGACGCCGACACGATCGTCTTTGCCGGCTGTTCGACGAACACGACGTTGACGCGTCACGAGGGAACGCTCGTCGATTCGGAGACGACCTGCATCCACGTCGGCGACGACGACTGGCAGATCGGCAAGAACCAGCCTGCAGACGCGGCCGTCGTCGGCGATCCGGGGCTCGTCCTGCGGGACCTCGCCGAGCGCGTCAGTGATCGCGTTTCCGACGAAACCGTCGCCGAGCGACTCGAGTACGTCGACGCGGTCAAACAGATGGTCGACGCCCAGGTGTCGGCCATGGGCGAGGACGAGGCACCCGACGACCCTCGCGCCTCGAAAGCGGAACTCGTCGACGCGATGGAACGGGTCGCCGGCGACGCGTACATCGTCGACGAGGGCGTCACCTCGAAGTACGCCATGCTGACCCGGTGGGACCTCGAGGCCCAGCAGTACATCTCGAACAAGGGTGGCGGGCTGGGGTACGGACTCTCGGCTGCCGTCGGCGCGGCACTCGCGGAATCCGGACGCGACGACCCCCGAGACGTCGTCGGCTTCATCGGCGACGGCTCGTACCTCTACTACCCCCACGCCATCTACAGTGCAGCGCGGTACGATCTCGACCTGACGGTCGTCGTCTCGGACAACCGCAACTACCGCATCCTGAAGGACAACACCCTGAAACTGCTCGGCGGCGAGGAAGCCGACTACGAGTTCGTCGGCATGGACTTCGACCCCGCCATCGACCTCGTCCAAAACGCCGAGAGCCACGGTGCCCGCGCACAACTGGTCGAGACCCCCGACGAGATCGAACCCGCACTCGAGGACGCCCTCGACCGCGACGGCCCCGACGTACTCGACGTGTTAGTTCACGACTGA
- a CDS encoding YncE family protein, whose product MSDRLLVLNKDSDTMSVIDADTGETETVVETEFNPHEITVTPDGEKVYVTCSLGDTLLAYDTETWERTAEIEHEEFDFPHGLAIRESAGELWLASTYSSRIYVIDVETDEILDHFPTHQDKSHMVALTPDEERAFVANIGSENVTAIDCEERRIVADPMVGEEPEGIEVHPEAGLLVANQEDGMLSVLDPETLEQTNRALLGETPIRVVSSPDGRHVLVPNRKSNDVSLIDTEHVRDGEQRPWEIARIPVGIWPGGTVFDPDGDRAFVANNKTNDVSVIDCETWTETERYETELHPDGIAYLER is encoded by the coding sequence ATGAGCGATCGACTGCTCGTCCTCAACAAGGATTCGGACACGATGTCGGTGATCGACGCCGACACGGGGGAGACGGAGACGGTCGTCGAGACCGAGTTCAACCCCCACGAGATCACGGTGACGCCGGACGGCGAGAAGGTCTACGTCACCTGCTCGCTCGGCGATACGCTGCTGGCCTACGATACGGAGACGTGGGAGCGAACCGCCGAGATCGAACACGAGGAGTTCGACTTCCCCCACGGGCTGGCGATCCGCGAGAGCGCGGGCGAACTGTGGCTCGCCTCGACCTACAGCAGCCGCATCTACGTGATCGACGTAGAGACCGACGAGATCCTCGATCACTTCCCGACCCACCAGGACAAGTCCCACATGGTCGCGCTCACCCCGGACGAAGAGCGAGCGTTCGTCGCCAACATCGGCAGCGAGAACGTGACCGCGATCGACTGCGAGGAGCGTCGGATCGTGGCTGATCCGATGGTCGGCGAGGAACCCGAAGGGATCGAAGTCCACCCCGAGGCGGGACTGCTCGTCGCCAACCAGGAAGACGGCATGCTCTCCGTGCTCGACCCCGAGACGTTAGAGCAGACGAACCGCGCGTTGCTCGGCGAGACGCCGATCCGCGTCGTGAGTTCGCCCGACGGCCGACACGTCCTCGTGCCGAACCGGAAGTCGAACGACGTCTCCCTGATCGACACCGAACACGTCCGCGACGGCGAGCAGCGGCCGTGGGAGATTGCCCGGATTCCAGTCGGTATCTGGCCCGGCGGCACCGTCTTCGACCCCGACGGCGACCGTGCGTTCGTCGCGAACAACAAGACGAACGACGTCTCGGTGATCGACTGTGAGACCTGGACCGAAACCGAGCGGTACGAGACGGAACTGCATCCGGACGGGATCGCCTACCTCGAGCGGTAG